Proteins encoded together in one Ipomoea triloba cultivar NCNSP0323 chromosome 4, ASM357664v1 window:
- the LOC116017573 gene encoding NDR1/HIN1-like protein 1: MKNLPKKSFNYCALFVFFSTLLCISLCLAMSIQISLTQPRFFLRHATLHNFTLTAGAGKFLTTNITVALAAQIPYSRRGVYYDRLDVYAVYRDQKITLPAPLPASYQAYKDDVVWSAFLSGNSVPVEPGAGKMLLNIVVEGWIRKHFWNLEVGPCRLSANCPVFLDFGSRSMESSPVQSCHVEVHDY, translated from the coding sequence ATGAAGAATCTTCCGAAGAAGAGTTTCAATTACTGCGCTTTGTTCGTCTTCTTCTCTACCCTCCTCTGCATCTCCCTTTGCCTCGCCATGTCTATCCAAATCTCCCTCACCCAACCCCGCTTCTTCCTCCGACACGCCACACTCCACAATTTCACCCTCACCGCCGGCGCCGGAAAATTTCTCACCACCAATATCACCGTCGCCCTCGCCGCCCAAATCCCGTACAGTCGCCGCGGCGTTTACTACGACCGCCTCGACGTCTACGCCGTGTACCGGGACCAGAAAATCACGCTCCCCGCTCCCCTCCCGGCGTCTTATCAAGCCTACAAAGACGACGTCGTTTGGTCGGCGTTTCTGAGTGGAAACTCCGTCCCGGTGGAGCCCGGCGCCGGAAAAATGTTGCTGAATATCGTGGTTGAGGGTTGGATTAGGAAGCATTTTTGGAATTTGGAGGTGGGTCCATGTCGTTTGTCTGCGAATTGCCCTGTATTTTTGGATTTTGGGTCGAGAAGTATGGAGTCTTCTCCGGTGCAAAGCTGCCATGTTGAGGTTCATGATTATTAG
- the LOC116016216 gene encoding uncharacterized protein LOC116016216, with product MENHQQNPKKRDREEEDDGFSRKKDFPPPLTAAAAGEGNLKVKLRIGKSPPVAGEEESPEKKDHVCVECNKRFSSGKALGGHMSSAHVQANRDYSYKKKKQVVRGGAGGSSKGSDEDGGEEEDEEEGRREYYRGKDGEIRCPHCFKKFPSRKSLFGHMRCHPDRYWRGMEPPPIPGSSTNKSEDKDEDEDEDKDKDGKISPERVDLQGYLSSWGSKAKRGRSPIKQRSSSTSISDDEELQEAVHHLVCLGNAQNPNPEINKNNHMIGKGKEKLIDEEDGLDNHSEDDEDHGITKWINPKNIDCPNPNGNASAAALSNDNNKKRRIIVENTMRPLMESEMELTKELFKCSTCNKCFSSHQALGGHRSSHNKFRLSVQNTIDDEQTNTTSAPATIPVPSPVQNPQTVANTNENINDVPNATSKYQCGVCNKVFATGKALGGHKKCHSVSQSTLLQPAPPLSSPERSSTPPDDDATGKALGGHKKCHSVSQSTLLQPVPPNSPERSSNPPDDDDDDDEEPKRLDFDLNEIPDDE from the coding sequence atggaaaatcatcaacaaaaccCCAAAAAGAGAGATCGTGAGGAAGAGGACGATGGGTTTTCTAGAAAGAAGGATTTTCCGCCGCCGttgacggcggcggcggcgggtgAAGGGAATCTGAAGGTGAAGCTGAGGATCGGAAAAAGCCCACCAGTTGCCGGAGAAGAGGAGTCGCCGGAAAAGAAAGATCACGTTTGTGTGGAGTGTAACAAGAGGTTCAGCTCCGGGAAGGCTCTGGGAGGTCACATGAGCAGCGCCCACGTTCAGGCCAACCGAGATTACTCGTACAAGAAGAAAAAACAGGTGGTCCGCGGCGGCGCCGGCGGCTCCAGCAAGGGTTCCGACGAGGACGGCGGCGAGgaggaggatgaagaagaaggcCGGAGAGAGTACTACCGGGGCAAAGACGGCGAGATCAGGTGCCCTCATTGCTTCAAAAAATTCCCCTCGAGGAAATCGTTGTTTGGGCACATGAGATGCCACCCGGATAGGTACTGGAGAGGGATGGAACCTCCTCCTATCCCGGGTAGTAGCACCAATAAGTCTGAAGACAAAGATGAAGACGAAGACGAGGACAAGGACAAAGATGGAAAGATCTCCCCAGAGAGAGTTGATTTGCAAGGATATCTATCCAGCTGGGGGTCAAAGGCCAAAAGAGGCCGCTCTCCGATCAAGCAAAGAAGCTCCTCCACCTCCATCTCCGACGACGAGGAGCTCCAGGAAGCCGTTCACCATCTGGTATGTTTGGGCAACGCCCAAAACCCTAACCctgaaattaacaaaaataatcatATGATAGGTAAGGGCAAGGAAAAATTAATAGATGAAGAGGACGGGCTGGACAACCACTCAGAAGACGATGAGGATCATGGGATCACGAAATGGATTAATCCCAAGAACATTGATTGCCCTAACCCTAACGGAAACGCTTCAGCTGCAGCGTTATCCAATGATAAcaacaagaaaagaagaattattGTGGAGAATACGATGAGGCCTTTGATGGAAAGCGAAATGGAATTAACTAAAGAGTTGTTCAAATGCAGCACTTGCAACAAGTGTTTCTCTAGTCACCAAGCCTTGGGAGGCCACAGGTCAAGCCACAACAAGTTCAGGCTCAGTGTCCAAAACACCATTGACGACGAGCAGACCAACACTACTTCTGCTCCCGCTACTATTCCTGTCCCTAGCCCGGTCCAAAACCCACAAACTGTGGCAAACACCAATGAAAACATCAATGATGTCCCAAATGCTACCTCTAAGTACCAGTGCGGTGTCTGCAACAAGGTTTTCGCGACCGGAAAGGCGTTGGGAGGCCACAAGAAGTGTCACTCGGTATCTCAATCTACCCTCCTGCAGCCTGCTCCTCCTCTGAGTTCCCCAGAAAGATCATCAACTCCCCCTGACGATGACGCTACCGGGAAGGCATTGGGAGGCCACAAGAAGTGTCACTCGGTATCTCAATCTACCCTCCTGCAGCCTGTTCCTCCGAATTCCCCAGAAAGATCATCAAATCCCCCTGacgatgacgatgatgatgatgaagaaccGAAACGCCTGGATTTCGATCTCAATGAGATTCCAGATGATGAGTGA